The genomic region TTCCTGGAGAGGTGAGCGGGCGGCGGAAGGTCGAGGGGCGGGTCGTGTTCAGGGAAGGGTCACGCTAAGTCTTTGTTTGGCTCCTAAGCGGTGTAACACCTATCTGGCAAGGGATTCGTGAGATGGGAAAGCGCAAAGCACGAACTCAAGGGAACCAGGAGGAAAGCTATCTTGCGTACAAGCGCCACGGTGTTCCTCGGTCATGCTGCTGATAATAGGTGTTAAAACATAGAAATGCAAGGGGGGTCCCCACGTCTTGGAATAGCGAGCGGCTATGAACGCCCGTACCGCCCGACCAACCTGTTCACGAAGATGGTGCGGCCGCCTTGGCCGTCATCCTTCCGTGCCGGTCATGCTTCCGTTCTACCCTGCGCGCATAGATTCCCAGAGAGAGAGCGAGCAGCAGGGCAGGAACGTCCCCGAGGCGCATGTACACGCTCTGCCCTGTGAGGCGACGAGGCTGAGCATGAACCACGCCTTCCCCGAATGCTCGGAGTTGCCTTGGCCTGCCCAAGTCATCCACAACCCCTGCAACGCCTTGATTGACACTCCGAACCAACCAGCGCCGTGTTTCAATGGCCCGAACCGTTCCCATCAGGAAGTGCTGCTCTACTCCCCAGCCCGCAAACCAACCGTCATTGCTCGCGTTGACAAGCACCTCAGCTCCCTCACGGGTCAGTTGCCTCGCGACCCAGGGAAAGACGCTGTCGTAGCAGACATACGCTCCGTACACCACATCATTGAGCACGAGCGTCTTCAGCGCCTGCGCCGCAGGAAGGCTGACCAGCGATGTTCCGGTCATCTTCTCGACCACTTCCCAAGCAGCATGAAGCGGAAGGCGCAACGGGAAGTACTCTCCAAAGGGGACAGGACGCGCTTTATCCGTTTGCGACGTCACGGCAGTTCCAGTCCACGCGACCAGCGTGTTACGGCGTGGAGGTACGAAGGAACTCAACCCATACAAGCCGTCGGGAGGAGCTTGCACGAGCAATCGTTCGTCGTTGATGGCACTCTCACTCCAGACGACCACCTCGGCCTCCCGCCGTTCTGTTCGCGTCAGACGTCGAGACCGCTCGAAGAGGGCGCTGCGTGGAAGCGCGGCACCGAACTGATCGACCGTGGTTCGCAGGGCAAGCATCGGTTGAACGGGTCCTTCGCCAGGCACCCGGGTGACACCATAAACGAGAGCAGCAAGCCATACGAACGTCATGACGACAAGTGGACGATGACTGCCCCACCGTACATTCACGAGAGAGGCCGCTGTGGCAGCCACGAGGACGCTGCCCAGCAGGACACCGCCCAAGTCGGCGATCTGAATGACTGGTGTCGGAAGCAAGTTGTACCCCAACGTCGGCCAGGGAAACGCGAAGGGTCC from Deinococcus yavapaiensis KR-236 harbors:
- the lnt gene encoding apolipoprotein N-acyltransferase yields the protein MLSLPPALIALLLGALLGACGLPLPWSFLAPVPLALLLAHIASAERRPEVVSRMWWAGTAYFAVQLWWLIPFLGKLFGVPFLGFLATLLYALEGGFLAFVAALVVQFFQSRRARVWALAGGWILLEWTRFFGPFAFPWPTLGYNLLPTPVIQIADLGGVLLGSVLVAATAASLVNVRWGSHRPLVVMTFVWLAALVYGVTRVPGEGPVQPMLALRTTVDQFGAALPRSALFERSRRLTRTERREAEVVVWSESAINDERLLVQAPPDGLYGLSSFVPPRRNTLVAWTGTAVTSQTDKARPVPFGEYFPLRLPLHAAWEVVEKMTGTSLVSLPAAQALKTLVLNDVVYGAYVCYDSVFPWVARQLTREGAEVLVNASNDGWFAGWGVEQHFLMGTVRAIETRRWLVRSVNQGVAGVVDDLGRPRQLRAFGEGVVHAQPRRLTGQSVYMRLGDVPALLLALSLGIYARRVERKHDRHGRMTAKAAAPSS